The stretch of DNA actgtgggggctgctgtgatgcaagtagctcacgcaatcaaagatctgctgatatcaagggtagtgaccctgggaaatgtgcaggtcatagtggatggctttgctgcaatgggattccctaactgtggtggggctatagacggaacccatatccctatcttggcaccagagcaccaagccggcgagtacataaaccgcaaggggtacttttcaatagtgctgcaagctctggtggatcacaagggacgtttcaccaacatcaatgtgggatggccgggaaaggtgcatgacgctcgcatcttcaggaactctggtctgtttcaaaagctgcaggaagggactttcttcccagaccagaaaataactgttggggatgttgaaatgcctatatgtatccttggggacccagcctaccccttaatgccatggctcatgaagccgtacacaggcagcctggacagtggtcaggagctgttcaactacaggctgagcaagtgcagaatggtggtagaatgtgcatttggatgtttaaaggcgcgctggcgcagtttactgactcgcttagacctcagcgaaaccaatattcccactgttattactgcttgctgtgtgctccacaatatctgtgagagtaagggggagacgtttatggcggggtgggagattgaggcaaatcgcctggctgctggttacgcgcagccagacaccagggcggttagaagagctcaggagggcgcggcacgcatcagagaagctttgaaaaccagtttcatgactggccaggctacagtgtgaaagttctgtttgtttctccctgatgaaaccccccgccccttggttcactctacttccctgtaagctaaccaccctcccctcctccctttaatcaccgcttgcagaggcaataaagtcattgctgcttcacagtcatgcattcgttattcattcatcacacaaatagggggatgactaccaaggtatcccaggaggggtggtggaggagggaaggaaaatgccacacagcacattaagcacagcactttaaaagtttacaactttaaaatttattgaatgacagccttcttttttttgggcaatcctctgttgtggagtcgctggttggccggaggcccccccaccgcgttcttgggcgtctgggtgtggaggctatggaacttggggaggagggcggttggttacagaggggcagcagtggcagtctgtgctccagctgcctttgctgcagctcaaccatacactggagcattctggtttggtcctgcagcagcctcagcattgaatcctgccttctctcatcacgctgccgcgacatttgagcttcagccctgtcttctgcccgccacttactctcttcagctctccacctctcctcccggtcattttgtgcttttctgcactctgacattatttgcctccacgcattcgtctgtgctctgtcagtgtgggaggacagcattagcttggagaacatttcatctcgagtgcgtttttttttctttctaagcttcactagcctctgggaaggagaagatcctgtgatcattgaaacacatccagctggtggagaaaaaaaaagggacagcggtatttaaaaacacacattttataaaacagtggctacactctttcagggtaaaccttgctgttaacattacatacatagcacatgtgctttcgttacaaggtcgcattttgcctcctcccaccgcgtgactaccccctcaaccctcccccctccccgtggctaacagcggggaacatttctgttcagccacaggcaaacagcccagcaggaatgtgtccctgaagaaaagcaccctatttcaaccaggtgaccatgaattatatctcactctcctgaggataacacagagagagaaagaacggattttggttgaatgccagcaaacatacactgcaatgctttgttctacagtgattcccgagtatgtgttactggcctggagtgataaaagtgtcctaccatgaaggacgaaataaggctgccctccccagaaaccttatgcaaaggctttaggactacatctaggagaaccgcaaatgccagggcaaagtaatcctttcacatgcttgcttttaaaccatgtatagcattttaaaaggtacactcaccagaggtcccttctccgcctgctgggtccaggaggcagccttgggtgggttcggggggtactggctccaggtctagggtgagaaacagttcctggctgtcgggaaaaccggtttctccgcttgcttgctgtgagccatctacaacctcctcctcctcctcctcatcttcttcgtccccaaaacctgcttccgtattgcctccatctccattgaaggagtcaaacaacacggctggggtagtggtggctgaaccccctaaaatggcatgcagctcatcatagaagcggcatgtttggggctctgacccagagcggctgttcgcctctctggttttctggtaggcttgcctcagctccttcagtttcacgcggcactgcttcgggtccctgttatggcctctgtccttcatgccctgggagattttcacaaaggttttggcatttcgaaaactggaacggagttctgatagcacggattcctctccccaaacagcgatcagatcccgtacctcccgttcggtccatgctggagctcttttgcgattctgggactccatcatggtcacctgtgctgatgagctctgcatggtcacctgcagcttgccacgctggccaaacaggaaatgagattcaaaagttcgcggttcttttcctgtctacctggccagtgcatctgagttgagagtgctgtccagagcggtcataatggagcactctgggatagctcccggaggccaataacatcaaattgtgtccacagtaccccaaattcgagctgggaacgtcgatttaagcgctaatccacttgtcaggggtggagtaaggaaatcgattttaagagccctttaagtcgaattaaagggcttcactgtgtggacgggtgcaggtttacatcgatttaacgctgctaaattcgacctaaagtcctagtgtagaccagggcctattttcaaaagggatttaggatcctaagtctcattgaaatctgGCACTTCtcaggtccagatttttaaaggtatctaggtgcctaaagatgcagataggtacttaatggaattttcaaaagcacccatgTGCATAACTGCTATCGATTTAAAGAAATGTTTCTAGGCTCTGAAAGTTTTACCCTGGTATTGTTTCTCATTGTAAAAAGTCATGATTCAGTCTACCTATATGAATGTCTGTGTTATATTCTGtgtaataataattagtaattaattgctaacagcTTTTGTAATCACATATAAATCATAGGGCTGAAAAACCACAGTTTATTTAGGAAGCCTTCTGTGTTGAACAAGGGAGGATTTTCAAAGTTAAAAATAATCAGGGCTAATGCAAAAATTATTTGCAACAGTTAAAAAATTTATTGAAAAACAGCAGTAAATAGAATGTTTCTTTTAGCACCCATAAAAGACTACATCTCAGTGAAGTGAGAAGAGAAAGCAGATACTAGAACCCTTATTTTTAAGATGGAGAACTCTTAAGCCActtaaaattctacatttgtccAGAACACTTCCTTGTTTTTGGTTCTGTCTGTAGGCACATATAGGAGGATCCTCTGTTCCATTTTCATGTTGCTTATTTAGCTGGCCTTTCTTCAACTGACTGGACTTTTGATGAGACTATTTTGCCGTCCACCAGCTCTTCAACAATTGTCTTAACCATTCTAGTTTTAGAtggttctaaaaataaaatattaatagtaTTATCCATTCAAGATATTAAAATAAAGACTCAAATAACATAAAAAGTTGTGGTCCAGTTAAATAAACATAGGACAGTATGCCTTAGGACAGTGTAAACTTTCATGgcaaaaattataaatatatatgtatatatatataggacCTTTATTTGTCACTTTGCTGAAATACATAGTGCAGCAGAAAGTTACCTTCAAACATGAAAAAGAGGTTGAAATCTTAACTTTGACAGATAGTGGTGTACATTAAAATCTTTGaggctttttttctttataacaaGTTACTAATTTTATTTCACCATTTCAGGCTCAATCCTCTGGGTTATTACTTGTCTCCTGATAACCTCAAGGGGAGTTGAAGGTTCCTAGCACTTCACAGGAAGCACTCAGCACTTTAAAGAACTGGGGCCTGATTCAGTGCCCAGTGAGGACAATGGgaaactttccattgacttcaatggggattGGATCAGGTCTTCAGTAAGTAATTACTTATACAAATATAAGTTACCAAGATCTGAAGAGTTCTTTTCTGGCAGAGGTAAtgctgtttgatttttaaaagtgcactCCTACATCCTTGTAGTTCAAAGACACacttgaaaataaaaacagtaacTTATTTTAATTACCTTTGATTTGAACTCTTGATTCTTGATATGCATAACCTCCAGATCTAAAGCTgctgttaaaaataattaatagtcATTAGTTATCTTACAGTACTTTTGGAATTCTaagaaaatataattattttgagAGTTGATGAGAATACTGGTGTTAAAAGCAAGTTTATTGCTATCTTTCTAGAAACAGCATGGCAGGCAATCAGTTTTGT from Lepidochelys kempii isolate rLepKem1 chromosome 27, rLepKem1.hap2, whole genome shotgun sequence encodes:
- the LOC140903904 gene encoding uncharacterized protein, whose product is MQSSSAQVTMMESQNRKRAPAWTEREVRDLIAVWGEESVLSELRSSFRNAKTFVKISQGMKDRGHNRDPKQCRVKLKELRQAYQKTREANSRSGSEPQTCRFYDELHAILGGSATTTPAVLFDSFNGDGGNTEAGFGDEEDEEEEEEVVDGSQQASGETGFPDSQELFLTLDLEPVPPEPTQGCLLDPAGGEGTSAGCVSMITGSSPSQRLVKLRKKKKRTRDEMFSKLMLSSHTDRAQTNAWRQIMSECRKAQNDREERWRAEESKWRAEDRAEAQMSRQRDERRQDSMLRLLQDQTRMLQCMVELQQRQLEHRLPLLPLCNQPPSSPSSIASTPRRPRTRWGGLRPTSDSTTEDCPKKRRLSFNKF